From Lytechinus variegatus isolate NC3 chromosome 16, Lvar_3.0, whole genome shotgun sequence, the proteins below share one genomic window:
- the LOC121429770 gene encoding mucin-5AC-like — MAGDSKTSPAQKHSILQKVSRRKLVLAVLVLLGEVVICISQIVLGVWVHITIENIGAGAFWAPVLLLIGALVSLEGMLFPFGRQKMLAMGIMLQILGIFMALIGAFLESVVASLIHHVDFSQCSYSSSGLANCTAELSCEAVQLSFPKSCYCCYLTKERFSPCYFRAVSLFEAPSMYAGVDSCSQVPGEYLTLLWTSICFCAVCCFFGIIAAITTYSYRKAIKTPSIAISTTLTSPMLPQQARQEGFVKSSSSSSSSSPGGSRSLDTPVPAPRNSLVRSSSNTVVGATPAATPAATQVKSSTLPKRKKRRAPGIPTSQSSGASEASPSSSAVVVVRPKRNSAALFTQSTENRVSSHGQRPTSAERPRSVDGRQIMRVSRSTENILRETRPERPRSATGGSRPADSPQRRPDSQRSSRTPTGSPLRTPSSSGTPNTSTSRTQESSRTPTASPSRTPANVPENQEECQVSSVDEVASSTPSATTSSSNDSAGASASPSTSASTDNNTTPKNETTSKTPVKKKKSHKKCPAPLTPPQLQQLQQEQLQQHQQQQQQVLAEQQPAPAMFLPRNEPIPNSPPPPFVPDRPPSPPPFTPSASIHYPHHTPHHPHQPVTNIHLTLHTTPMGANVQMPVTSQSGYLYHNQPTAPLYL; from the exons ATGGCCGGTGACAGCAAGACTTCACCTGCACAGAAGCACAGTATCCTTCAGAAAG TTTCCAGAAGAAAGTTGGTGCTTGCTGTTCTGGTTCTGTTAGGAGAGGTTGTTATATGTATCTCACAGATTGTTTTAGGAGTATGGGTTCATATAACCATAGAGAATATAGGCGCAGGCGCCTTTTGGGCCCCAGTTCTG CTTCTTATAGGAGCCCTAGTCTCATTGGAGGGTATGCTGTTCCCATTTGGTCGTCAGAAGATGCTGGCGATGGGTATAATGCTGCAGATCTTGGGTATCTTCATGGCACTCATAGGCGCTTTCTTGGAGAGTGTTGTAGCATCATTAATACAT CACGTTGATTTTAGTCAGTGTTCCTATTCAAGTTCGGGTTTAGCAAACTGTACTGCAGAGCTTTCATGTGAGGCCGTCCAACTTAGCTTTCCAAAGAGCTGTTACTGCTGCTATCTTACTAAAGAGAGGTTTAGCCCATGCTATTTCAGAGCTGTAAG TCTGTTTGAGGCTCCTAGTATGTATGCTGGTGTAGACTCCTGTAGCCAGGTGCCCGGTGAATATCTCACCCTTCTTTGGACCTCTATCTGTTTCTGTGCTGTCTGTTGTTTCTTTGGGATCATTGCTGCAATTACTACATACTCCTACAGAAAAGCA ATCAAAACACCAAGTATAGCAATATCAACAACACTCACATCTCCTATGTTACCCCAACAAGCTCGTCAAGAAGGCTTCGTCAAAtcatcctcttcttcttcatcttcaagTCCAGGTGGCTCACGGAGCCTTGATACACCTGTACCTGCACCAAGGAACTCCCTTGTACGTTCCTCAAGTAATACAGTAGTTGGTGCTACCCCTGCAGCCACACCTGCAGCAACACAAGTGAAATCCTCAACCcttccaaaaagaaaaaagagacgtGCCCCAGGTATACCAACCTCACAGAGCTCAGGAGCTTCTGAAGCTTCCCCCTCAAGCTCAGCTGTAGTTGTTGTGAGACCAAAAAGGAACAGTGCCGCATTGTTTACACAGTCAACAGAAAATAGGGTGTCAAGTCATGGTCAAAGACCTACTTCTGCAGAGCGTCCTAGGTCAGTCGATGGTAGGCAGATCATGCGGGTTTCCCGTTCCACAGAGAATATACTGCGGGAAACCCGTCCTGAAAGACCAAGATCTGCAACTGGTGGTTCCAGACCGGCGGACAGCCCACAGAGAAGGCCGGATTCACAGAGATCCTCGAGAACACCAACCGGAAGTCCATTAAGGACACCATCGTCTTCAGGAACACCAAATACAAGTACATCAAGGACACAGGAATCTTCGAGAACCCCAACTGCAAGTCCATCAAGGACACCTGCAAATGTTCCAGAAAATCAAGAGGAGTGTCAGGTGTCATCTGTTGATGAGGTTGCTTCTTCCACTCCATCAGCAACTACAAGTTCCTCAAATGATAGTGCTGGCGCTTCAGCAAGTCCTTCAACAAGTGCTTCTACTGACAATAACACAACACCAAAGAATGAGACTACATCAAAGACTCCTGTTAAGAAGAAGAAATCGCACAAGAAATGCCCCGCACCTCTGACTCCACCACAGTTACAACAGCTGCAACAAGAACAACTTCAACAGCATcagcagcaacagcaacaaGTACTTGCCGAACAGCAGCCGGCTCCTGCGATGTTCTTGCCAAGAAATGAGCCAATCCCCAACTCACCGCCTCCCCCTTTTGTACCTGACCGTCCCCCCTCTCCACCTCCTTTTACCCCCTCTGCCTCGATCCATTACCCCCACCACACCCCTCACCACCCCCATCAACCTGTTACAAACATTCATCTCACATTGCACACCACACCAATGGGAGCCAACGTGCAGATGCCGGTGACTAGTCAAAGTGGGTATCTCTATCACAACCAACCGACAGCGCCTTTATATTTATGA